A single Kryptolebias marmoratus isolate JLee-2015 linkage group LG7, ASM164957v2, whole genome shotgun sequence DNA region contains:
- the LOC119617215 gene encoding uromodulin-like → MVTFSFNSSNCGTEIMTNGSQIIYMNTIMTQNFTSDMISRHDNVMIDFSCYHVQPDIETVSFTIVDSDVSKALTAGPWTYTVFMKAYIDNEYTKPVERYHNLQMNQRVWVKLDTKGLNGNMIAVVIDACWATNQPSATASKKYYLIENGCPNPADPTVMIKGNGEGTTSYFSFNMFRFSGGSNEIYLHCSLHLCLKEKGNCAKTCGTTRRHRSASSSYKSDSFISMGWTH, encoded by the exons ATGGTGACTTTCAGCTTCAACAGCAGCAACTGTGGGACGGAGATCATG accAACGGCAGCCAAATCATCTACATGAACACCATCATGACCCAGAACTTCACATCAGACATGATCAGTCGTCATGACAATGTCATGATTGACTTCTCCTGCTACCATGTTCAGCCAGACATTGAGACAGTTTCCTTTACCATTGTGGACAG TGATGTGTCTAAAGCCTTGACAGCTGGACCTTGGACTTACACTGTGTTCATGAAGGCCTACATTGATAATGAGTACACAAAACCTGTGGAGAGGTATCATAATTTGCAGATGAACCAGAGAGTCTGGGTGAAGCTGGACACCAAAGGGCTGAATGGAAACATGATTGCTGTGGTGATTGACGCCTGCTGGGCGACCAACCAGCCATCTGCCACAGCAAGCAAGAAATACTACCTGATTGAGAATGG CTGTCCGAACCCTGCAGACCCAACGGTGATGATCAAGGGAAACGGAGAAGGAACCACTAGCTACTTCTCCTTCAATATGTTCAGGTTCTCTGGGGGCTCTAATGAAATCTACCTGCACTGCAGTCTGCACCTGTGTCTCAAAGAAAAAGGCAACTGTGCCAAG ACCTGTGGCACAACAAGAAGACACAGATCTGCCAGTTCCAGTTATAAATCTGACTCCTTCATCAGCATGGGCTGGACTCATTAG
- the LOC108245266 gene encoding alpha-tectorin-like — MLCPLLYLSALIVVPGAVGHFFNDSTKFNISLCPVTFYGQKYEDVYINFTSQNFVVCFDGFYDPQAGGDCLLGPQTISGFFNILPNDQRSEQQFLQDVPTINAMLGCYIFFVLNNDTIFYVENFGSQAALTIEFPSLGTHLTDVTVNGITVHTLNVTNTMSDRQYHDYLDVSGCRHRGVVYRTNTTTVIPEFCETVQCSDTAVLNVSTCGPMETCHNGGCVPITTTTPEPTTTPEPTTTPPPPSHSICTVTGPTVIDFSSHLDSVKDQCDYYLLQIQGVSVVGNFLERRLKDVSFLDSVTLEVNGVHIRLKQGGGVPVDGTPLNLDSSPQVVHGVQLSKDQTGVTAMLQIGNLKITIFFDGYTGQILMEGSTGLSPQGLCQDSSSDAKLPNCGSTSCQTQYDDTDDRYIHSINKTESCNLLNEAPFTSCPINPEPYITACTDTLSTYPAMDGLKCQFLQAYVKACSLFSNTTLEGWGSKAECSSEAFCQDRTCSHHEFCGEDSYYGDTRCFCRANFASCYRNGFGEPTVCRQNNAYLTLAICLLEDRGIKYSALHLNDPTCTGQVDQQNHMVTFSFNSSNCGTEIMTNGSQIIYMNTIMTQNFTSDMIIRHDDVMIDFSCYHVQPDIETVSFTIVDSDVSKALTAGPWTYTVFMKAYIDNEYTKPVERYHNLQMNQRVWVKLDTKGLNGNMIAVVIDACWATNQPSATASKKYYLIENGCPNPADPTVMIKGNGEGTTSYFSFNMFRFSGGSNEIYLHCSLHLCLKEKGNCAKTCGTTRRHRSASSSYKSDSFISMGWTH, encoded by the exons ATGCTCTGCCCCCTGCTCTACCTGTCCGCTCTCATTGTGGTGCCAG GTGCtgttggacatttttttaatgattccaCAAAGTTCAACATCAGCTTGTGTCCCGTCACGTTTTATGGACAGAAGTATGAGGATGTCTAT ATAAACTTCACCAGTCAGAACTTTGTGGTTTGTTTCGATGGTTTTTACGACCCTCAGGCGGGAGGAGACTGTCTTCTTGGACCTCAAACAATTTCAggatttttcaacattttaccAAATGATCAAAGAAGTGAACAACAGTTCCTCCAGGATGTGCCAACCATTAACGCCATGCTGGGATgctacattttctttgttttgaacaaCGAT ACGATATTTTATGTAGAAAACTTTGGGTCCCAAGCAGCTCTGACGATTGAGTTTCCTTCTCTTGGTACACAT ctGACAGATGTTACAGTAAACGGGATCACAGTCCATACACTGAATGTTACAAACACCATGTCTGACAGACAATATCATGACTACTTAGACGTCAGTGGGTGCAGACACAGAG GTGTTGTGTATAGAACCAATACAACAACAGTTATTCCTGAGTTCTGTGAGACTGTTCAGTGTTCTGACACTGCAGTCCTTAATGTCTCCACCTGTGGACCCATGGAGACGTGTCACAACGGAGG GTGTGTTCCCATCACCACCACTACTCCAGAGCCCACCACTACTCCAGagcccaccaccacccccccacccccatcacACTCCATCTGCACTGTGACGGGCCCTACTGTCATTGACTTCTCCAGCCACTTGGACTCTGTAAAGGATCAGTGTGACTACTATCTGCTGCAGATCCAGGGGGTCTCTGTGGTGGGCAACTTCCTGGAGCGTCGTCTTAAAGATGTCAGCTTTCTGGACAGCGTGACACTGGAAGTGAACGGCGTTCACATCCGCCTGAAACAAGGCGGCGGAGTTCCG GTGGACGGAACACCTCTGAACCTTGATAGCTCTCCTCAGGTGGTTCATGGTGTGCAGCTCTCTAAGGACCAAACTGGAGTCACTGCCATGTTGCAGATCGGGAACTTAAAGATTACTATCTTCTTTGATGGGTACACCGGACAGATCCTTATGGAAG GATCTACTGGATTGTCTCCCCAGGGTCTGTGTCAGGACTCCAGCAGTGATGCAAAGCTCCCTAACTGCGGCTCCACCAG CTGTCAGACGCAGTATGACGACACTGATGACCGTTATATCCACAGCATTAACAAGACAGAAAG CTGTAACCTCCTGAATGAGGCGCCGTTCACCTCCTGTCCCATCAACCCAGAGCCCTACATAACTGCCTGCACAGACACTTTGTCCACATATCCTGCAATGGACGGCCTCAAGTGTCAGTTCCTGCAGGCCTACGTCAAAGCCTGCAGCCTGTTCAGCAACACCACACTGGAGGGCTGGGGGTCCAAGGCTGAATGCT cctCTGAGGCCTTCTGTCAGGACAGGACCTGCAGCCATCATGAGTTCTGTGGAGAGGATTCTTATTATGGAGACACTCGTTGCTTCTGTAGGGCAAACTTTGCTTCCTGCTATAGAAACGGTTTTG GTGAGCCAACAGTCTGCAGGCAGAACAATGCTTATCTCACTCTGGCCATTTGTCTCCTGGAGGACAGAGGCATCAAATACTCTGCCTTACACCTCAACGACCCGACTTGCACAGGTCAGGTGGACCAGCAGAATCACATGGTGACTTTCAGCTTCAACAGCAGCAACTGTGGGACGGAGATCATG accAACGGCAGCCAAATCATCTACATGAACACCATCATGACCCAGAACTTCACATCAGACATGATCATTCGTCATGATGATGTCATGATTGACTTCTCCTGCTACCATGTTCAGCCAGACATTGAGACAGTTTCCTTTACCATTGTGGACAG TGATGTGTCTAAAGCCTTGACAGCTGGACCTTGGACTTACACTGTGTTCATGAAGGCCTACATTGATAATGAGTACACAAAACCTGTGGAGAGGTATCATAATTTGCAGATGAACCAGAGAGTCTGGGTGAAGCTGGACACCAAAGGGCTGAATGGAAACATGATTGCTGTGGTGATTGACGCCTGCTGGGCGACCAACCAGCCATCTGCCACAGCAAGCAAGAAATACTACCTGATTGAGAATGG CTGTCCGAACCCTGCAGACCCAACGGTGATGATCAAGGGAAACGGAGAAGGAACCACTAGCTACTTCTCCTTCAATATGTTCAGGTTCTCTGGGGGCTCTAATGAAATCTACCTGCACTGCAGTCTGCACCTGTGTCTCAAAGAAAAAGGCAACTGTGCCAAG ACCTGTGGCACAACAAGAAGACACAGATCTGCCAGTTCCAGTTATAAATCTGACTCCTTCATCAGCATGGGCTGGACTCATTAG